One window from the genome of Thermoplasmata archaeon encodes:
- a CDS encoding long-chain fatty acid--CoA ligase, with product MKGTMMEFPLTLTHILDHAASLFGSSQIVSRLPDKSLHRYTYADLNRRARALAEALQKAGLKPGDRVATLMWNDYVHLEAYFGVPAAGGVLHTVNLRLHPNDLAYILNHAEDRFLVIDDTLLPILDRVKDRVKFERVFVAPLTGKPVPPATESYEDFLKSAPGSFQPPKIAEEDAAGLCYTSGTTGRPKGVLYSHRALVLHTLVAAGARGVSISGSDTVLPVVPMFHVNAWGIPFTATMVGAKQVLPGPHLDPESLLDLFERERVTATAGVPTIWMGILDLLDKYPNRWHLVPGMRMLIGGSAVPETLIRGFDRHDLQVVQGWGMTETSPIGSVSVVKKSLDDRPEKERYEIRAKQGFALPFVELRGMGDGGEIPWDGKAVGELQVRGPWVAASYYRMPEAADRWTDDGWFRTGDVASIDPEGYVKIVDRTKDLIKSGGEWISSVDLENALMAHPAVKEAAVIAMANEKWGERPLAVVVTREGKNVTADELRAFLEPNFAKWWLPDAIVFAKEIPRTATGKFSKLTLREQYANYRPPPSDLPA from the coding sequence GTGAAGGGCACGATGATGGAGTTTCCTCTCACCCTGACCCATATCCTGGACCACGCGGCATCCCTCTTCGGGTCATCCCAGATCGTGTCGCGCCTCCCGGACAAGTCCCTTCACCGCTACACGTACGCGGACTTGAACCGCCGGGCGCGGGCGCTAGCGGAAGCGCTCCAAAAGGCGGGGCTCAAACCGGGAGACCGGGTCGCGACGCTCATGTGGAACGACTACGTCCACCTGGAGGCGTACTTCGGCGTTCCCGCGGCAGGGGGTGTCCTGCATACGGTGAACCTCCGCCTGCATCCGAACGACCTCGCGTACATCCTGAACCACGCCGAGGATCGCTTCCTAGTCATCGACGACACACTCCTCCCGATCCTCGACCGCGTGAAGGACCGCGTGAAGTTCGAACGCGTCTTCGTCGCGCCTCTCACAGGGAAGCCCGTTCCCCCGGCGACGGAGAGCTACGAGGATTTTCTGAAGTCGGCCCCAGGGTCCTTCCAGCCTCCCAAGATCGCGGAAGAGGACGCCGCGGGCCTGTGCTACACCTCGGGTACCACAGGAAGGCCGAAGGGGGTTCTCTATTCCCACCGCGCCCTGGTCCTCCATACCCTGGTCGCCGCGGGCGCCAGGGGCGTCTCCATCTCGGGGTCCGACACCGTGCTCCCGGTCGTGCCTATGTTCCATGTGAACGCCTGGGGCATCCCGTTTACCGCGACGATGGTGGGAGCGAAGCAGGTCCTGCCAGGCCCTCATCTTGACCCGGAGAGCCTCCTCGATCTCTTCGAGCGCGAGAGGGTCACCGCGACCGCGGGCGTCCCGACGATTTGGATGGGCATCCTGGATCTCTTAGACAAGTATCCGAACCGTTGGCACCTCGTGCCAGGCATGCGCATGCTCATCGGAGGCTCCGCGGTCCCCGAGACGCTTATTCGCGGATTCGACCGCCATGACCTGCAGGTGGTCCAGGGCTGGGGGATGACTGAGACCTCCCCGATCGGATCGGTCAGCGTCGTCAAGAAGTCTCTCGACGATAGGCCCGAGAAGGAGCGCTACGAGATCCGCGCCAAGCAAGGTTTCGCGTTGCCCTTCGTCGAGCTCCGGGGCATGGGCGACGGCGGGGAGATACCCTGGGACGGGAAGGCGGTCGGCGAGCTGCAGGTGCGCGGTCCTTGGGTCGCCGCGAGCTACTACCGTATGCCGGAAGCCGCCGACCGCTGGACGGACGACGGTTGGTTCCGTACAGGCGACGTGGCCTCGATCGATCCCGAGGGCTACGTGAAGATTGTAGACCGCACGAAGGACCTGATCAAGTCGGGAGGCGAATGGATCAGTTCCGTTGACCTAGAGAACGCTCTCATGGCCCACCCCGCGGTGAAGGAGGCAGCCGTGATCGCGATGGCGAACGAGAAATGGGGCGAGCGCCCCCTCGCGGTGGTCGTCACCAGGGAAGGGAAGAACGTGACCGCGGACGAGCTCCGCGCGTTCCTGGAGCCTAACTTCGCGAAGTGGTGGCTGCCCGACGCGATCGTCTTCGCGAAGGAAATCCCGCGGACCGCCACGGGCAAGTTCTCGAAGCTCACCCTGCGGGAGCAGTACGCGAACTACCGGCCGCCGCCGAGCGACCTGCCCGCGTAG